A region of the Anolis sagrei isolate rAnoSag1 chromosome 4, rAnoSag1.mat, whole genome shotgun sequence genome:
AGCTATTTGCAAAATGGGAACTTTCCATTTACAAAAATTCAATTCTAGAAGATAGCCTGAGGGTATCATCTAGCCTTGCAAGATTTCGTTAAGTGCTTATGCTCCAAGAATTTTCTCCATATTTGTTCTCCCTTTGAGGGTTCCTCCTTCACCATTTGAAAGATGAGATATTATAGGCAGTGGGATGGAGATATACTGGGTTTTTAATATTTCTCACTGATCATGTTTTAAGGGTAATTTGTTCCTCCTGTTTTTCAGTATTCTCAGTGAGTAGCATCATTCTACCCATGTCAAACATAACTAATAATTTCTTTCTCCTTGCTGAACAAACATGCTGTGTGCAGACCATATTTTGTTCCTTGACAAAAACAGAAGTAGGGAATGCTGTGTGGAAACAGCAATGTTGATTTACCTTGTATTTTCCCCACAACATGGACAACTATGGCAAAATTCCTACACTTACAACTACTTGAAACACACTGAGAAACATGCAAAAGGTCTTAACGCCATTAGTCCAAATAAATTATCCCCTGAAAGAGGAAAAGTGGACAATATTACTGGTAATTCGGGTTGTGCTTTAGTTCAGCACCGTGGACAGTTCCATGTGTACAGGGCTTTTCTTTCTAGAGGCGTGAAGCTCGACAGTCAGCACTGTCGTTCCTGCTTCACAAACTTTCCTTTCATTCCAATGAGCAGGGAAATAATTCTGATTATCAATAAAAATGCATAGGTATAATGTTGTGGTAATATGCCATCCCTTCCTATCCTATTCCCCAGTAATAAGCAACATACTAGAAATCCATGAATGTCTGGTAAGAATGACCTCCATAACTACATCTAATTGGCTGGGAAGCAGCATTAGCCACAGGCACTGGAAATAACACTTGTGATCAAAATATTTCAGTGTGCCATTTTCTCCATGAGAAATTCTTGAAGGGAGAAACAGCTTCATTTCATCTTCCAGCATCCCCAGATCTAGGTTTTTCGCTGTGGCACAGCACTGGCCATAGACATATAATACTGTCTTGAAGAAGCCCTCTTTCCACTTACAGCTGCAACAAGCAGGTGAACTTGAGAGGTCTTCTTTGGCTCAGATTGAACACCAGCGGTGGCAAAAGTTCTCACTTGTATAGTCCTCTATGTCCTCTACTTGGGTGGTATCACTACCAAAGGCATGCCTCTTTTGGGCCTCCACATGAGGACCTGGGCATCATTGGCATTGGGTTTCACTAGTGCATTTGGTGGAATGGGTTCCATTCTGCTCAGAATTTTGGGCTGTTCCTGTTGAGTCCTCCCCACCAACCGGGCTCGCTTGCCCAAGATCTGCATGGGATCAACTTCAATGTCCACTCGCATCCTCCATTTTATAGTCTGCAAGATAATTTTTTCCTTTGTGGTCATGTTCATAGCTACAAGCCACGTCGTAAAGCTTTGGTCCCGTTTGATCCTGGTTAGTAGTGGCACATTGCTGTCACTCACAGGGACAGCCCATGTTACACTAGGGTAGAAATTGTCGTTCATACTGACTGAGAACCTGGAGACCTTATTAGTGGGGCCAATCAAGGTCACTGTTTCTGTGGTGTTTCCATACCAAGGGTAGCTCACTCCATCAGAATCACTGATGGCTTTCACACGTCCTTCCCTTAAATCTGGAAGTTCCCAGCTTGACCTAGAAGAGTAAAACAGACAAACATATGAGAGAAGCAGCAAAAAACATTACTAATCAATTTATCAAACAGAAGCAGCACTTAAAATTTTCCAAACTAAGATTTTTAAGAGTAGGAAAAGGTAGCAGATATAcagcaggaggagaaagaggaggaagcagctacatataacaataaaaatgtttttcttggAAATGGATCCTATGTTTCATGCTGAGTCTAAAGGTAGTTCTCCAGCCTCTGAGGAGTGCTAATGTAAATGGCAAAGGAACCAAAGCAAGAGGCTTTAAACCATAGTACCAGCAAACATCACACTAAACAAATATATTCAGGCAGCCTGTGGTTT
Encoded here:
- the FAM78B gene encoding protein FAM78B; translation: MGCLQSVACKARVRRENIVVYDVSASIEPSATAIEETSPIVLRYRTPYFRAAARVLMPPIPRRHTWVVGWIQACNHMEFYNTYSDLGMSSWELPDLREGRVKAISDSDGVSYPWYGNTTETVTLIGPTNKVSRFSVSMNDNFYPSVTWAVPVSDSNVPLLTRIKRDQSFTTWLVAMNMTTKEKIILQTIKWRMRVDIEVDPMQILGKRARLVGRTQQEQPKILSRMEPIPPNALVKPNANDAQVLMWRPKRGMPLVVIPPK